A genomic window from bacterium includes:
- the rplL gene encoding 50S ribosomal protein L7/L12 (present in two forms; L12 is normal, while L7 is aminoacylated at the N-terminal serine; the only multicopy ribosomal protein; 4:1 ratio of L7/L12 per ribosome; two L12 dimers bind L10; critically important for translation efficiency and fidelity; stimulates GTPase activity of translation factors), giving the protein MTVMELVELKKALEEKFGVTA; this is encoded by the coding sequence ATGACGGTCATGGAACTCGTGGAGCTGAAGAAGGCTCTCGAGGAGAAATTCGGCGTGACCGCCG